In Halomonas alkalicola, the following proteins share a genomic window:
- a CDS encoding DUF7281 domain-containing protein gives MHLSSRARTLLLDAARSLRRVAQVDKRRSRVVEEVVAWCEAHDIEPGPRLTHGRLRLDRDLLERIDDTLGALGHPRLEDTLAGLTSAEQARLGNLEHKSVREAPRRQRVLASLPAGDPRPGLASRPRDFLDLDRREIALEAFDVLLQVENLDSFYAFDPAIPALAGWSRPLVLYRGDRHYGGGFAALAADWSATGRPHLYLGDFDAAGLHNALGSGATHLLLPPLAFISNRASGEQLPAEQFPLQASLRDHAARLPADHPLASHLAVLLGEQRGLLQQWFGPDEALALLPLG, from the coding sequence ATGCATCTCTCGTCCCGCGCCCGCACCCTGCTGCTCGATGCCGCCCGCTCCCTGCGCCGGGTGGCCCAGGTCGACAAGCGCCGCAGCCGGGTGGTGGAGGAGGTCGTCGCCTGGTGCGAGGCTCACGACATCGAGCCCGGCCCGCGGCTGACCCATGGCCGGCTGCGGCTGGACCGCGATCTGCTCGAGCGCATCGACGACACCCTGGGCGCCCTGGGTCATCCCCGCCTCGAGGACACCCTGGCGGGGTTGACCAGCGCCGAGCAGGCGCGGCTCGGGAATCTCGAGCACAAGAGCGTGCGCGAAGCGCCGCGCCGTCAGCGAGTGCTGGCCAGCCTGCCCGCGGGCGATCCGCGCCCTGGCCTCGCGAGCCGGCCCCGGGACTTCCTCGACCTCGATCGCCGAGAGATCGCCCTGGAGGCCTTCGACGTGCTGCTCCAGGTCGAGAACCTCGACAGCTTCTATGCCTTCGACCCGGCGATACCGGCGCTGGCCGGCTGGTCCCGCCCGCTGGTGCTCTACCGCGGCGATCGCCACTATGGCGGCGGCTTCGCCGCCCTGGCCGCCGACTGGTCCGCCACCGGAAGGCCGCACCTCTACCTGGGCGACTTCGATGCCGCGGGGCTTCACAACGCCCTGGGCAGCGGGGCGACCCACCTGCTGCTGCCGCCCCTGGCGTTCATTTCGAACCGGGCCAGCGGCGAGCAGCTCCCGGCGGAGCAGTTTCCCCTGCAGGCATCGCTTCGCGACCACGCCGCGCGCCTGCCGGCAGACCATCCGCTGGCCAGCCACCTGGCCGTGCTGCTGGGCGAACAGCGCGGTCTTCTCCAGCAGTGGTTCGGCCCCGACGAGGCGTTGGCGCTGCTGCCGCTGGGATAG
- a CDS encoding condensin complex protein MksE, whose protein sequence is MVELGPLLERLLAGEFICAVSDESAFRRLEDEATRERLDAYLRPLNRRLATSDEGSVYFLAWRVLDEAAREQLSRQLAETVSSLLPLLEWLQLVQETLGRDGLASAGDVLKPADFSSRCEDNQGLRERLERLATDPFFGSQSEQLDAQIKQVFKRLREHGYLLQPHADRQYYVVTAKIDYLIDLVRFIRDEEHLPIDDQAPAGQESLL, encoded by the coding sequence ATGGTCGAGCTGGGCCCCCTGCTCGAACGCCTGCTGGCCGGCGAGTTCATCTGCGCGGTGAGCGACGAGAGCGCCTTTCGCCGTCTCGAGGACGAGGCGACCCGCGAACGGCTCGATGCCTACCTGCGCCCGCTCAACCGCCGCCTGGCCACCAGCGACGAGGGCAGCGTCTACTTTCTGGCCTGGCGCGTGCTCGACGAGGCCGCCCGGGAGCAGCTCTCCCGGCAGCTGGCCGAGACGGTCTCAAGCCTGCTGCCGCTGCTGGAGTGGCTGCAGCTGGTCCAGGAGACCCTGGGGCGCGATGGCCTGGCCTCCGCGGGGGACGTGCTCAAGCCCGCGGACTTCAGTTCCCGCTGCGAGGACAACCAGGGCCTGCGCGAGCGCCTCGAGCGCCTCGCCACCGACCCCTTCTTCGGCTCCCAGAGCGAGCAGCTCGACGCCCAGATCAAGCAGGTCTTCAAGCGGCTCAGGGAGCACGGCTACCTGCTCCAGCCCCACGCCGACCGGCAGTACTACGTGGTGACCGCCAAGATCGACTACCTGATCGACCTGGTGCGCTTCATCCGCGACGAGGAGCACCTGCCCATCGATGACCAGGCGCCGGCCGGTCAGGAGAGCCTGCTGTGA
- a CDS encoding Spy/CpxP family protein refolding chaperone, producing MTFAKPLAVIGSSALALTFALAAPAVAQQMPQGAPSAEQQVAQLDELVNLDDSQEQELVALLTDGQERLQSLQAEAQGVQMQIHEQIGPEFDEAAIRRDAERLGQLTGDMTAESALMQARIQSTLTAEQRDELERLAEEQEAQMRQMQEQMQQQQMPAE from the coding sequence ATGACATTTGCCAAGCCCCTCGCCGTGATCGGCAGCAGCGCCCTTGCCCTGACCTTCGCCCTGGCCGCCCCCGCCGTGGCCCAGCAGATGCCCCAGGGCGCGCCCAGCGCCGAACAGCAGGTGGCCCAGCTCGACGAGCTGGTGAATCTGGACGACAGCCAGGAGCAGGAGCTGGTCGCGCTGCTGACCGATGGCCAGGAGCGGCTGCAGTCGCTGCAGGCCGAGGCCCAGGGCGTGCAGATGCAGATCCACGAGCAGATCGGCCCGGAGTTCGATGAGGCCGCCATTCGCCGTGACGCCGAGCGGCTCGGCCAGCTCACTGGTGACATGACCGCCGAGAGCGCCCTGATGCAGGCCCGCATCCAGTCCACCCTGACCGCGGAGCAGCGCGACGAGCTCGAGCGCCTGGCCGAGGAGCAGGAGGCGCAGATGCGCCAGATGCAGGAGCAGATGCAACAGCAGCAGATGCCAGCCGAATAA
- a CDS encoding ATP-binding protein, with translation MAQLLRIVMIHGHLDGVVELSVDGHTNICGTNASGKTTLQRLVPVFYGELPNRVVPRTRLKFDAFYLPHRNSYLVYEYRREEGDVCQAVLTRRSEGGVEYRFVGAPYRPEDYLVESEAGVTALDYAQWANGLRRQGVSLSPKFGATSEYRSVIQNDFTQVGDAQPRANSRDGLRLRQVAARFSLVRPGQRIRHMEKLVSAVHAKEGKMDTLKTMLAAIFEEDGVELPVTRIRNTKAREWIARMRQSMRLDPLQRSLAALESLDRELADLEASLWQLRPQLEADRHRAERTRADLEAELGQRQRDFQAQEQAYRETRDALNDRASELDSELDKTRGDLDDLQRRFEAYEEADMPGLEQDLKALPQWREQQQQLRDHLELMEQAFQASKARLEARLVELGDLLEQRRDEIQALIDALGEEKEGCLEAQREAQSRLEADYQARRQALDDDYRSRLEQGTARLSELKAQLAHTAQTAEEAREAELAQARVDQARSEQQAATAAVDSLRSELDERRQAREVAERELELARAQRSRAEAHLETLRVQRDPAQGSLRHFLRHHRPGWEVTLGKVIAPALLERRDLAPQFNDEASDDLFGLALDLSAIALPDYAQDEASLLAEIEAAEQALGEAQAAIQAAEKALRARHDTVQEATARLDRGRSASRRAGEEVEYALQARRQCQERHANAQQARQLACRAALEEQQATQQALSEERQRALAALAETHRAQGLELTADYQGRLSGFEQQIQQYRRQLGELKEENRRQREELQAAFDRELAEQGVDTVRLGETRTRLEALGKRIRATEARREELDDYARFMRVEWGERKPRLVEKEASLDRERQAAEREREKHRADFRAASQAHQAAVGELKVRRDAEQALVETLVPLLDKLADLALAPAAEPRGEAPGDAAERIERARQALADHARQLDELRRGCEKIEVELVKGASADFQDALETERAKLEDPGPRRLLGVLRDMLQLLEGQQQQLLQEGRNLSDDLDKFFTVFRDLNRRINAQSRRLSDEVADDLRLEGIGRAEVKIQSTIDELGFWEPLKRFAQRYREWRESGQPLPSDDYLDALADVVELLRSDQQYSFESLLRLELHLNEGGTDLVIRNDRQLLESSSHGMAYLILCKFLLAFTRLLRGQAEIAIHWPIDEIGTLAYHNVEKLFDACDNNRIHIVGAFPNPESDVLLLFHNRYLIDRDEAAPEKRRLKRIEPRLSRLAQRLQARAEEAAS, from the coding sequence ATGGCCCAGCTGCTACGCATCGTGATGATTCACGGCCACCTGGACGGCGTGGTCGAACTCAGTGTGGATGGCCACACCAACATCTGCGGTACCAACGCCTCGGGGAAGACGACCCTGCAGCGCCTGGTGCCGGTGTTCTACGGCGAGCTGCCCAACCGGGTCGTCCCACGCACCCGGCTCAAGTTCGATGCCTTCTACTTGCCCCACCGCAACAGCTACCTCGTCTACGAGTATCGCCGCGAGGAGGGGGATGTCTGCCAGGCGGTGCTGACCCGCAGGAGCGAGGGCGGCGTGGAGTACCGCTTCGTCGGCGCGCCCTATCGGCCCGAGGACTACCTGGTGGAGAGTGAGGCCGGGGTGACGGCCCTGGACTACGCCCAGTGGGCCAACGGCCTGCGTCGCCAGGGGGTCTCGCTGTCCCCCAAGTTCGGCGCCACCTCCGAATATCGCTCGGTGATCCAGAACGACTTCACCCAGGTCGGTGATGCCCAGCCCCGGGCCAACAGCCGCGACGGGCTGCGCCTGCGCCAGGTGGCCGCCCGCTTCAGCCTGGTGCGCCCGGGGCAGCGCATCCGCCATATGGAGAAGCTGGTCTCGGCAGTACACGCCAAGGAGGGCAAGATGGACACCCTCAAGACCATGCTGGCGGCGATCTTCGAGGAGGACGGCGTCGAGCTGCCGGTCACCCGCATTCGCAACACCAAGGCGCGGGAGTGGATCGCCCGTATGCGCCAGTCCATGCGCCTGGACCCCCTGCAGCGTTCCCTGGCCGCCCTCGAGAGCCTCGATCGCGAGCTCGCCGACCTCGAGGCCTCGCTGTGGCAGCTCAGGCCACAGCTCGAAGCCGACCGCCACCGCGCCGAGCGCACCCGGGCCGACCTCGAGGCCGAGCTCGGCCAGCGCCAGCGCGACTTCCAGGCCCAGGAGCAGGCCTACCGCGAGACCCGCGATGCCCTCAACGATCGTGCAAGCGAGCTCGACAGCGAGCTGGACAAGACCCGCGGGGACCTGGACGACTTGCAGCGCCGCTTCGAGGCCTATGAGGAGGCCGACATGCCGGGCCTCGAGCAGGACCTCAAGGCGCTGCCCCAGTGGCGTGAGCAGCAGCAGCAGCTGCGTGACCACCTCGAACTCATGGAGCAGGCGTTCCAGGCGAGCAAGGCGCGGCTCGAGGCCCGCCTGGTGGAGCTGGGCGACCTGCTGGAGCAGCGCCGCGACGAGATCCAGGCGCTGATCGACGCCCTGGGCGAGGAGAAGGAGGGCTGCCTGGAGGCCCAGCGCGAGGCGCAGAGCCGCCTCGAGGCCGACTACCAGGCGCGCCGCCAGGCCCTGGACGACGACTACCGCAGCCGCCTGGAGCAGGGCACCGCCCGGCTCTCCGAGCTCAAGGCGCAGCTGGCCCACACCGCCCAGACCGCGGAGGAGGCCCGCGAGGCCGAGCTCGCCCAGGCGCGGGTCGATCAGGCCCGCAGCGAGCAGCAGGCCGCCACGGCGGCGGTCGACAGCCTGCGCAGCGAGCTGGATGAGCGCCGGCAGGCGCGGGAGGTCGCCGAGCGCGAGTTGGAGCTGGCCCGCGCGCAGCGCTCCCGGGCCGAGGCGCACCTCGAGACGCTGCGGGTGCAGCGCGACCCCGCCCAGGGCAGCCTGCGCCACTTCCTGCGTCACCATCGCCCGGGCTGGGAAGTGACCCTCGGCAAGGTGATCGCCCCGGCGCTGCTTGAGCGTCGCGACCTGGCGCCTCAGTTCAACGACGAGGCCAGCGACGACCTCTTCGGCCTGGCGCTGGACCTCTCCGCCATCGCGCTGCCCGACTACGCCCAGGACGAGGCAAGCCTGCTGGCCGAGATCGAGGCCGCCGAGCAGGCGCTCGGCGAGGCCCAGGCGGCGATCCAGGCGGCGGAGAAGGCCCTCAGGGCGCGCCATGACACGGTGCAGGAAGCCACCGCGCGCCTCGATCGCGGGCGCAGCGCCAGCCGGCGTGCCGGCGAGGAGGTGGAGTACGCTCTGCAGGCCCGTCGCCAGTGCCAGGAGCGCCACGCTAACGCCCAGCAGGCCCGCCAGCTCGCCTGCCGCGCGGCCCTGGAGGAGCAGCAGGCGACCCAGCAGGCGTTGAGCGAGGAGCGACAGCGTGCCCTGGCGGCACTGGCGGAGACCCACCGCGCCCAGGGCCTCGAGCTGACCGCCGACTACCAGGGTCGGCTGTCCGGCTTCGAACAGCAGATCCAGCAATACCGCCGTCAGCTCGGCGAGCTCAAGGAAGAGAACCGCCGCCAGCGCGAGGAGCTGCAGGCCGCCTTCGATCGCGAGCTCGCCGAGCAGGGCGTCGACACCGTCCGCCTCGGAGAGACCCGCACCCGCCTCGAGGCCCTCGGCAAGCGCATCCGTGCGACCGAGGCGCGCCGCGAGGAGCTCGACGACTACGCCCGCTTCATGCGCGTGGAGTGGGGCGAGCGCAAGCCCCGGCTGGTAGAGAAGGAGGCGTCGCTCGACCGCGAACGCCAGGCGGCGGAGCGCGAGCGCGAGAAGCACAGGGCCGACTTCCGTGCGGCCAGCCAGGCGCACCAGGCCGCGGTGGGCGAGCTCAAGGTCCGCCGCGACGCCGAGCAGGCGCTGGTGGAGACCCTGGTGCCGCTGCTCGACAAGCTCGCCGACCTGGCGCTGGCGCCCGCCGCCGAGCCCCGCGGCGAAGCGCCGGGCGATGCCGCCGAGCGCATCGAGCGCGCCCGCCAGGCGCTGGCCGACCACGCCCGCCAGCTCGACGAGCTGCGTCGCGGCTGCGAGAAGATCGAGGTCGAGCTGGTCAAGGGGGCCAGCGCCGACTTCCAGGACGCCCTGGAGACCGAGCGCGCCAAGCTCGAGGATCCTGGCCCGCGCCGCCTGCTCGGGGTGCTGCGCGACATGCTCCAGCTGCTCGAGGGCCAGCAACAGCAGCTGCTGCAAGAGGGGCGCAACCTCAGCGACGACCTCGACAAGTTCTTCACCGTGTTCCGCGACCTCAACCGCCGCATCAACGCCCAGAGCCGGCGGCTCTCCGACGAGGTGGCCGACGACCTCCGGCTGGAGGGCATCGGCCGCGCCGAGGTTAAGATCCAGTCCACCATCGACGAGCTGGGCTTCTGGGAGCCGCTCAAGCGCTTTGCCCAGCGCTATCGGGAGTGGCGGGAGTCCGGCCAGCCGCTGCCCAGTGACGACTACCTCGATGCCCTGGCCGACGTGGTGGAGCTGTTGCGTAGCGACCAGCAGTACAGCTTCGAGAGCCTGCTGCGCCTGGAGCTGCACCTCAATGAGGGTGGCACCGACCTGGTGATCCGTAACGACCGCCAGCTGCTGGAGTCCTCCAGCCACGGCATGGCCTACCTGATCCTGTGCAAGTTCCTGCTCGCCTTCACCCGGCTGCTGCGGGGCCAGGCCGAGATCGCCATCCACTGGCCCATCGACGAGATCGGCACCCTGGCCTATCACAACGTCGAGAAACTGTTCGACGCCTGTGACAACAACCGCATCCATATCGTCGGCGCCTTCCCCAACCCGGAGTCGGACGTGCTGCTGCTGTTCCACAATCGCTACCTGATCGACCGCGACGAGGCGGCCCCGGAGAAGCGCCGCCTCAAGCGCATCGAGCCGCGCCTGAGCCGCCTGGCCCAGCGCCTCCAGGCCCGTGCCGAGGAGGCCGCCTCATGA
- the nfo gene encoding deoxyribonuclease IV, giving the protein MKYIGAHVSAAGGVDQAVLRAVEIGANAFALFTKNQRQWNAKPLDDATVEAFRAACRRHGFGPGQILPHDSYLINLGHPEAEGLAKSRAAFVDEMQRCERLGIDLLNFHPGSHLKKISESECLARIAESINEALTRTRGVTAVIENTAGQGSNLGWRFEHLAEIIEQVEDKGRVGVCLDTCHAFAAGYDLRSAEATTAMLDEFERVVGIEYLKGMHLNDAKSELGSRVDRHHSLGQGNIGLACFTTLMRDARTDGIPLVLETIEPAIWAEEIAWLRAQQEAP; this is encoded by the coding sequence ATGAAATATATCGGAGCCCACGTCAGCGCCGCGGGCGGCGTCGATCAGGCGGTACTGCGCGCCGTCGAGATCGGCGCCAACGCCTTCGCCCTGTTCACCAAGAACCAGCGCCAGTGGAACGCCAAGCCGCTGGATGATGCCACCGTCGAGGCGTTCCGTGCCGCCTGCCGCCGGCACGGCTTCGGCCCGGGGCAGATCCTTCCCCACGACAGCTACCTGATCAACCTCGGCCACCCGGAAGCGGAGGGCCTGGCCAAGTCCCGGGCGGCCTTCGTCGACGAGATGCAGCGCTGCGAGCGGCTAGGCATCGACCTGCTCAACTTTCATCCGGGCAGCCACCTGAAGAAGATCAGTGAGTCCGAGTGTCTCGCTCGCATCGCCGAGTCGATCAACGAGGCGCTGACCCGGACCCGCGGCGTCACCGCGGTGATCGAGAACACCGCCGGCCAGGGCAGCAACCTGGGCTGGCGATTCGAGCATCTGGCCGAGATCATCGAGCAGGTGGAGGACAAGGGTCGCGTCGGCGTCTGCCTCGATACCTGCCACGCCTTCGCCGCCGGCTACGACCTGCGCAGCGCCGAGGCGACCACCGCCATGCTCGACGAGTTCGAGCGGGTGGTGGGCATCGAGTACCTCAAGGGCATGCACCTCAACGACGCCAAGAGCGAACTCGGCAGCCGGGTCGACCGCCACCACAGCCTGGGCCAGGGCAATATCGGCCTTGCCTGCTTCACCACCCTGATGCGCGATGCGCGCACCGACGGCATCCCCCTGGTGCTGGAGACCATCGAGCCGGCCATCTGGGCCGAGGAGATCGCCTGGCTGCGCGCCCAGCAGG
- a CDS encoding zinc metalloprotease HtpX — translation MTHRLAAQRLRNALQHLLILAGLALLLAVPGYLLAGAFGVAWAFGLVALTLYLGGRIPPRLALARANAGLLRRHQAPALYRVLDLLYRRAGIRAEPQLFYVPSADLNAFAVGDAREGGIALTDGLVRTLDLRQLAGVLAHEVSHLRHGDTRVMSMAATMTRLTIWGAFLVQLGLVLMLPMVLAGELRMPWLELLVVALAPSASTLLQLALSRNREFTADLEAAALTRDPLGLAGALQVLERRQGLWLSALLLGGRPPGWFRLLQTHPPTDERVRRLLALARLQPPRPSSPRPHRPDKGLVVNRPSPLGHRHWLGRRPGR, via the coding sequence GTGACCCATCGCCTGGCCGCCCAGCGGCTCAGAAACGCCCTGCAGCACCTGCTGATCCTGGCCGGTCTGGCCCTGCTGCTGGCGGTGCCCGGCTACCTGCTGGCGGGCGCCTTCGGGGTGGCCTGGGCCTTCGGTCTGGTAGCGCTGACCCTCTATCTGGGCGGGCGCATCCCACCGCGCCTGGCGCTCGCCCGCGCCAATGCCGGCCTGCTGCGCCGTCACCAGGCGCCGGCGCTCTACCGGGTGCTGGATCTGCTCTATCGCCGTGCAGGGATTCGCGCCGAACCCCAGCTCTTCTACGTGCCGTCGGCGGACCTCAACGCCTTCGCCGTGGGGGACGCCCGCGAGGGGGGCATCGCCCTCACCGACGGCCTGGTGCGCACCCTCGACCTGCGCCAGCTGGCCGGGGTGCTGGCCCACGAGGTGAGCCACCTGCGCCACGGGGATACCCGGGTCATGTCCATGGCGGCGACCATGACGCGCCTGACCATCTGGGGCGCCTTCCTGGTGCAGCTGGGGCTTGTGCTGATGCTGCCCATGGTGCTGGCCGGAGAGCTCAGGATGCCCTGGCTGGAGCTGCTGGTGGTGGCCCTGGCGCCTTCGGCCAGCACCCTGCTGCAGCTGGCGTTGTCGCGCAACCGGGAGTTCACCGCGGACCTCGAGGCGGCTGCGCTGACCCGGGATCCGCTGGGCCTGGCCGGGGCCCTTCAGGTGCTGGAGCGCCGCCAGGGGCTGTGGCTGTCGGCCCTGCTGCTCGGTGGCCGCCCGCCGGGCTGGTTCCGCCTGCTGCAGACCCACCCGCCCACCGACGAGCGCGTCCGCCGGCTGCTCGCCCTGGCCCGACTCCAGCCGCCGCGGCCCTCCTCCCCCCGCCCCCATCGCCCCGATAAGGGGCTGGTGGTGAACCGGCCGTCGCCCCTGGGACACCGCCACTGGCTGGGGCGCAGGCCAGGGCGGTAA